From a region of the Globicephala melas chromosome 19, mGloMel1.2, whole genome shotgun sequence genome:
- the NUP62 gene encoding nuclear pore glycoprotein p62, with protein sequence MSGFNFGGTGAPTGGFTFGAAKTATTTPATGFSFSTSGTGGFNFGTPSQPAASTPSTSLFSLTTQAPATQTPGFSFGTTTPTAGATGFSLGINSPKLNLSGTAATPATTQPSSFGLGGSTLTNAISSAVTSAQGTAPTGFVFGPTTTSAAPSTTPGGFSFTGGGTSQTGTSGFNIGSMGSSAQPTALTGLPFTPATPVATGAGATQPAASAPTATTASAGPSLFASLANAPASSAATGLSLCAPATTAGTPGVGTLGFSLKAPGAASTTSTATTTTATTATTGFSLNIKPLAPAGIPSNTAASGTTPAGPSAATGVSTSPAMTYAQLESLINKWSLELEDQERHFLQQATQVNAWDRTLIENGEKITTLHREVEKVKLDQKRLDQELDFILSQQKELEDLLSPLEESVKEQSGTVYLQHADEEREKTYKLAENIDAQLKRMAQDLKDIIEHLNTSGGPADTSDPLQQICKILNAHMDSLQWIDQNSALLQRKVEEVTKVCEGRRKEQERSFRITFD encoded by the coding sequence ATGAGCGGGTTTAATTTTGGAGGCACTGGGGCCCCCACAGGCGGGTTCACCTTTGGCGCTGCAAAGACAGCAACAACCACGCCTGCTACGGGGTTTTCTTTCTCCACGTCTGGCACCGGCGGGTTTAATTTTgggactccctcccagccagccgcGAGCACCCCTTCCACCAGCCTGTTCTCACTCACCACCCAGGCTCCGGCGACACAGACCCCAGGATTCAGTTTTGGAACCACAACTCCTACAGCAGGAGCAACCGGATTTTCCTTAGGGATCAACAGCCCAAAGCTAAACTTGAGCGGCACAGCTGCCACCCCAGCCACGACGCAGCCCAGCAGCTTTGGGCTCGGCGGCAGCACCCTCACCAATGCCATCTCGAGCGCCGTCACGTCAGCCCAGGGCACGGCGCCCACCGGCTTTGTGTTTGGTCCTACCACCACGTCTGCTGCTCCGTCCACCACACCTGGGGGCTTCTCGTTCACGGGTGGAGGCACGTCCCAGACCGGGACCTCCGGCTTCAACATTGGCTCCATGGGGAGTTCGGCCCAGCCCACGGCCCTCACCGGGCTGCCCTTCACACCGGCCACGCCAGTGGCCACTGGAGCAGGGGCCACACAGCCGGCTGCTTCCGCACCCACCGCCACTACCGCCAGTGCTGGGCCCTCGCTCTTTGCCTCGCTGGCAAACGCTCCAGCCTCGTCTGCTGCCACCGGGCTCTCCCTTTGTGCCCCAGCCACCACGGCAGGGACGCCCGGAGTGGGGACGTTGGGCTTCAGCCTGAAGGCCCCTGGAGCAGCTTCCACCACCTCCACGGCAACgaccaccaccgccaccactgccaccaccggCTTCTCCTTGAATATAAAACCACTGGCTCCAGCTGGGATCCCCAGCAACACAGCGGCCTCCGGGACCACCCCAGCCGGCCCCAGTGCAGCCACCGGGGTGTCCACCAGCCCCGCGATGACCTACGCCCAGCTGGAGAGTCTGATCAACAAGTGGAGCCTGGAGCTGGAGGACCAGGAACGGCACTTCTTACAGCAGGCCACGCAGGTCAACGCCTGGGACCGCACGCTGATCGAGAACGGGGAGAAGATCACCACCCTCCACCGCGAGGTCGAGAAGGTGAAGCTGGACCAGAAGAGGCTGGACCAGGAGCTCGACTTCATCCTGTCTCAGCAGAAGGAGCTGGAGGACCTGCTGAGCCCGCTGGAGGAGTCGGTCAAGGAGCAGAGCGGGACGGTGTACCTGCAGCACGCCGACGAGGAGCGAGAGAAGACTTACAAGCTGGCCGAGAACATTGATGCACAGCTGAAGCGCATGGCCCAGGACCTCAAGGACATCATCGAGCATCTGAACACGTCAGGGGGCCCCGCCGACACCAGCGACCCGCTGCAGCAGATCTGCAAGATCCTCAACGCGCACATGGACTCGCTGCAGTGGATCGACCAGAACTCAGCCCTGCTGCAGAGGAAGGTGGAGGAGGTGACCAAGGTGTGCGAGGGACGCCGCAAGGAGCAGGAGCGCAGCTTCCGCATCACCTTCGACTGA
- the IL4I1 gene encoding L-amino-acid oxidase isoform X2, with amino-acid sequence MPNDDFCPGLTRKAMGAERARQSQPCSWRLLALVPILLSLAASLDWQTAQSRDPFEKCMRDPDYEQLLRVLTLGLNRTSKPQRVTVVGAGVAGLLAAKVLSDAGHKVTILEADSRIGGRIFTYRDRKTGWIGELGAMRMPSSHRILHALCKSLGLNLTKFTQYDENTWTEVHEVKLRNYVVEKMPEKLGYKLHPKEKGHSPEEIYQMALNRAIEDLRTLGCRKAMMKFERHTLLEYLLGEGNLSQPAVRLLGDVMSKDGFFYLNFAEALRAHSCLSDRLRYSRIAGGWDLLPRALLSSLSGPVLLHTPVVAIKQGTHEVSVYFEPSRRARNQKSLTADVVLLTVSGPALQRITFTPPLTLKWQEAVRALHYMPATKVFLSFRRPFWHDEHIEGGHSNTDRPSRVIFYPPPGEGALLLASYTWSDAAATFAGLSLSEALRLALDDVAALHGPIVYRLWDGSGIVKRWAEDPHSQGGFVVQPPMLWRTDKDEDQEYDWAVPHGRIYFAGEHTAYPHGWVETAVKSALRAAVLINGRTSSWNDPRTINSMGHVHVAPAHHHPRSLERGRGTHSPALHAVTAPHTTQKRTQY; translated from the exons ATGCCCAACGATGACTTCTGTCCCGGGCTAACCAGAAAGGCCATGGGCGCTGAGAGAGCCCGCCAGAGCCAGCCATGCT CCTGGCGCCTCCTCGCCCTGGTCCCCATCCTCCTCAGCCTGGCGGCCTCCCTGGACTGGCAAACTGCCCAGAGCCGCGACCCCTTCGAGAAATGTATGCGAGACCCCGACTATGAGCAGCTGCTCAGAGTCCTGACCTTGGGTCTCAATCGGACCTCGAAGCCCCAGAGGGTGACTGTGGTTGGTGCAGGCGTGGCTGGGTTGTTGGCCGCCAAGGTGCTCAGCGATGCTGGACACAAG GTCACCATCCTGGAGGCAGACAGCAGGATCGGGGGCCGAATCTTCACCTACCGGGACCGGAAGACCGGCTGGATCGGGGAGCTGGGAGCCATGCGCATGCCCAGCTCGCACAG gatcCTCCATGCGCTCTGCAAGAGCCTGGGACTCAATCTGACCAAATTCACCCAGTACGACGAGAACACGTGGACGGAGGTGCACGAGGTGAAGCTGCGGAACTACGTGGTGGAGAAGATGCCTGAGAAGCTGGGCTACAAGCTGCATCCCAAGGAGAAGGGCCACTCGCCCGAAGAAATCTACCAGATGGCTCTCAACAGG GCCATCGAAGATCTCAGGACACTGGGCTGCAGAAAGGCAATGATGAAGTTTGAAAGGCACACGCTCCTG GAATACCTCCTCGGGGAGGGGAACCTGAGCCAGCCTGCCGTTCGGCTCCTGGGAGACGTGATGTCCAAGGACGGCTTCTTCTATCTCAACTTCGCCGAGGCCCTGCGGGCTCACAGCTGCCTCAGCGACCGGCTCCG GTACAGCCGTATCGCGGGCGGTTGGGACCTGTTGCCGCGCGCGCTGCTGAGCTCGCTGTCGGGGCCTGTGCTGCTGCACACGCCCGTCGTGGCGATTAAGCAGGGGACGCACGAGGTGAGCGTGTACTTCGAGCCCTCGCGCCGGGCCCGGAATCAGAAGTCCTTGACGGCCGACGTGGTGCTGCTGACGGTGAGCGGGCCCGCACTGCAGCGCATCACCTTCACGCCGCCGCTGACGCTCAAGTGGCAGGAGGCGGTGCGCGCGCTGCATTACATGCCAGCCACCAAGGTGTTCCTGAGCTTCCGCCGGCCCTTCTGGCACGACGAGCATATCGAAGGCGGCCACTCGAACACCGACCGACCGTCGCGCGTGATATTCTATCCGCCGCCTGGCGAGGGCGCGCTGCTGCTCGCCTCGTACACGTGGTCGGACGCGGCTGCCACGTTCGCTGGCCTGAGCCTGTCCGAAGCCCTGCGCTTGGCGCTCGACGACGTGGCGGCGCTTCACGGGCCCATCGTGTACCGGCTCTGGGACGGCAGCGGCATCGTCAAGCGCTGGGCGGAGGACCCGCACAGCCAGGGCGGCTTCGTGGTGCAGCCCCCGATGCTCTGGCGAACCGACAAGGACGAGGATCAGGAGTACGATTGGGCGGTCCCCCACGGCCGCATTTACTTCGCCGGCGAGCACACGGCCTACCCGCACGGCTGGGTGGAGACGGCCGTCAAGTCGGCACTGCGGGCCGCGGTCTTGATCAACGGCCGGACCAGCAGCTGGAACGACCCCCGGACCATCAACAGCATGGGGCACGTGCACGTGGCGCCCGCCCACCACCACCCGCGCAGCCTCGAAAGGGGGCGGGGCACCCACTCTCCAGCCTTACATGCCGTCACTGCTCCGCACACGACCCAAAAGAGGACCCAATATTAA